A genomic stretch from bacterium includes:
- a CDS encoding sensor domain-containing diguanylate cyclase, with translation MKTAKQSATRYSILMRIIQAANDKLDPKNVIGTIMDSIKKIIPCEAWSILLMNSNQNELVFEGARGAAAKRLAYAKLKVGEGIAGWVALHGESVIVNDVTQDRRFNSSFDKASNFKTRSVLCVPLISRGQLIGVVELINRKSGSYRFTRRDLNMLTTLLGPIAVSLHNALLFQETEKLSITDDLTKLFNTRYIHSRLAKMIDERKATREQFSLIFLDLDGFKSVNDSYGHLVGAKTLVEIGKTIFNAVGKRDEVARYGGDEFVVLMPKAGALEAREMAERIRNAIVSHNFEAMLPSYIRLSASFGIAVFPDHAETLTELIQKADSAMYAVKYTGKNAVQLAR, from the coding sequence ATGAAGACGGCAAAACAGTCAGCGACCCGCTACAGCATCTTGATGCGGATCATTCAGGCAGCGAATGACAAACTGGATCCCAAAAATGTTATCGGCACAATCATGGACAGCATCAAGAAAATCATTCCCTGTGAAGCCTGGTCCATTCTTTTGATGAATTCGAATCAAAACGAATTGGTCTTCGAAGGGGCCCGCGGAGCTGCTGCCAAACGTCTGGCTTATGCCAAACTGAAAGTTGGAGAGGGGATTGCAGGATGGGTTGCCCTGCATGGAGAGTCTGTAATTGTGAATGACGTTACTCAGGACAGGCGTTTTAACTCGAGTTTTGATAAAGCGAGCAATTTTAAAACGCGGTCGGTTCTTTGCGTGCCGTTAATCAGCAGGGGGCAACTCATCGGGGTTGTGGAACTGATCAATCGCAAATCCGGCAGTTACCGTTTTACGCGCCGGGACTTAAATATGTTGACTACACTCCTGGGGCCGATTGCCGTATCTCTGCACAATGCTCTTCTTTTTCAGGAGACAGAAAAGCTTTCAATTACTGACGACCTTACAAAACTTTTCAATACCCGGTATATTCATTCAAGATTGGCAAAAATGATCGATGAACGGAAGGCAACACGTGAACAGTTCAGCCTCATTTTTCTGGATCTGGACGGTTTTAAGTCGGTCAATGATAGTTATGGACACCTGGTGGGAGCAAAAACTCTCGTGGAAATCGGGAAAACTATTTTTAATGCTGTGGGAAAGCGTGACGAGGTAGCACGCTATGGTGGCGATGAATTCGTGGTGCTGATGCCAAAAGCGGGAGCACTGGAAGCGCGCGAAATGGCGGAACGGATTCGCAATGCGATCGTATCTCACAATTTTGAAGCGATGCTGCCTTCGTATATCAGACTCTCCGCAAGTTTTGGAATCGCTGTTTTTCCCGATCATGCGGAAACTCTGACTGAACTGATTCAAAAAGCGGACAGCGCAATGTATGCAGTGAAATACACAGGCAAAAACGCCGTTCAATTGGCCCGATGA
- a CDS encoding FecR domain-containing protein: protein MAKQVKRPGMFEIEWTTVSIRTLTMIFFAISAGIFFTIWWFWLRHTNVPYSAPLVLEESAARFMDYEGKVEVKPKDEYVWKEASFKMDLHEGDRIRTAPDSSAKIKFDDGTEITIQTDSIVVISKKMTSNERDSNAPLAVVENGESDINAEKSASPPSVSTSRIPRFKLSPGSTGSVRADNSTGEHITTVEKGIGVVTDTTGRTTQLTTLEQLTIERDDTATKVKLPFTPPLMSPPKGQLFEFLNEQEMRVELKWRDVSNAVRYHVQISESPLFGRISAENANLTKSTIAIKIPKSHKKQYFWRVRSIDTERNHSPWSDPFQFVVYTPTPNAKLTDSLDKSPPLLKITYMHPFLPYIQVEGSTEADAFLTLNGQIIDVKEDGTFVYTYTLQTSGWNELNFVAEDPSGNKTTVTKKVEYR, encoded by the coding sequence ATGGCGAAACAGGTCAAACGGCCGGGGATGTTCGAAATCGAGTGGACCACTGTCTCGATTCGAACCCTGACGATGATTTTTTTCGCGATTAGTGCAGGCATTTTTTTCACCATCTGGTGGTTCTGGCTTCGCCACACGAACGTTCCCTACAGTGCGCCTCTTGTTCTGGAAGAGTCCGCCGCGCGGTTCATGGACTATGAAGGAAAAGTCGAGGTAAAACCCAAAGACGAATATGTCTGGAAAGAGGCCAGTTTCAAGATGGATCTTCACGAAGGGGACAGGATTCGGACTGCTCCCGATTCCTCAGCCAAAATCAAGTTCGACGATGGCACGGAAATCACGATTCAGACCGATTCCATCGTGGTGATCAGCAAGAAAATGACAAGCAACGAACGGGATAGTAATGCTCCTCTGGCTGTTGTAGAAAATGGTGAAAGCGATATCAATGCCGAAAAATCCGCGTCTCCTCCTTCCGTATCAACTTCCAGAATTCCACGGTTCAAACTGTCTCCAGGATCTACGGGTTCTGTTCGGGCCGATAATTCGACCGGCGAACATATCACCACTGTCGAAAAAGGTATCGGTGTTGTCACGGATACAACGGGCCGCACAACTCAGTTGACCACATTGGAACAATTGACGATCGAAAGAGATGACACTGCTACAAAGGTCAAGTTGCCTTTCACACCTCCCTTGATGTCCCCTCCCAAAGGACAGCTCTTTGAATTTTTGAACGAGCAAGAAATGCGGGTCGAGTTGAAATGGAGAGATGTTTCGAATGCCGTTCGGTATCACGTTCAGATTTCTGAAAGTCCTTTGTTTGGAAGAATCAGCGCGGAAAACGCCAATCTGACAAAAAGTACGATCGCGATCAAAATCCCCAAAAGTCACAAAAAGCAGTATTTCTGGAGGGTTCGCAGCATAGATACCGAGCGAAATCATAGCCCCTGGAGCGATCCATTCCAGTTTGTTGTTTATACACCGACCCCCAATGCCAAATTAACAGACTCGCTGGATAAGTCGCCTCCGCTTTTGAAAATCACTTATATGCATCCGTTCTTGCCATATATACAGGTCGAAGGATCCACAGAGGCGGATGCCTTCTTGACCTTAAATGGCCAGATCATCGACGTAAAAGAGGATGGAACGTTCGTTTATACTTATACGTTGCAGACATCTGGGTGGAATGAACTAAATTTTGTGGCAGAAGATCCTTCCGGAAATAAAACCACAGTTACTAAAAAAGTAGAATACAGGTAA
- a CDS encoding S41 family peptidase — protein MRNHLFIVGVVVVLVSSTLGGVVGGKVLSNEKLVTEHMKHFTALLAVVEDSYVDKIPTQKVVSGAINGLLNSLDPHSNFLDEEAYASLQEEQHGSFYGLGISIQSINGLLTVISPIEGTPAYKAGLRAGDIISEIEGEPTKGHPTTVLLKKLRGPKGTKVTITIEREGWEKPIQMTLVRDEIPVNSVSYAFMIRPGTGYIRIKNFTETTTDELEDSLKKLKEHGMKEIIIDLRFNTGGLLDQAIDVSDIFLEKGAVVVSTKGRISEANTTYRCSNNNGFEDLPLVVLVNRSSASASEIVAGAIQDHDRGVIVGTTTWGKGLVQSVYRLGSNTALALTTARYYTPSGRLIQRDYSRSFYDYYYTDLGVDEDPQNREKAYTDTGREVFGGGGITPDVKMEQRTASKFMDLLNSEYVFFNFAKRFAASDERKVQSELSPMTSKLKVIDRTFQVDEKILDEFREHLRNTKIQFTEQDLQDNLPAIKNQIRQEIFATLWGSEEGYKIASNQDKQIQTALEVFPKAEALIKMRKQKTARLQP, from the coding sequence ATGCGCAATCATCTTTTCATCGTTGGCGTTGTTGTTGTACTGGTCAGCTCCACTCTCGGAGGAGTGGTGGGTGGTAAAGTCCTGTCCAATGAAAAACTTGTTACTGAACACATGAAGCACTTTACTGCTTTGCTTGCAGTGGTGGAGGACAGCTACGTCGACAAAATTCCTACTCAGAAAGTTGTTTCGGGAGCAATCAATGGTTTGCTCAATTCGCTCGATCCTCATTCCAACTTCCTGGATGAAGAGGCGTACGCTTCCCTGCAAGAAGAGCAACACGGGTCATTTTACGGACTTGGCATAAGCATCCAGAGTATCAACGGACTTCTCACAGTGATCTCTCCTATTGAAGGAACACCTGCATACAAAGCCGGTTTGCGCGCGGGCGATATCATTTCAGAGATAGAAGGGGAACCGACCAAAGGTCATCCAACAACTGTGTTGTTGAAAAAATTGCGCGGGCCTAAAGGCACAAAAGTCACAATCACAATCGAACGCGAAGGTTGGGAGAAACCGATTCAGATGACTCTTGTGCGGGATGAGATTCCTGTAAATTCCGTCAGCTATGCATTCATGATCCGGCCCGGAACAGGTTACATCCGCATCAAAAATTTTACGGAAACAACAACCGATGAACTGGAAGATTCTTTGAAAAAACTCAAAGAACATGGGATGAAGGAAATCATCATCGACCTGCGTTTTAACACCGGCGGACTTCTGGATCAGGCGATCGATGTGTCTGACATTTTTCTGGAAAAGGGAGCGGTCGTGGTTTCCACGAAAGGGCGCATCTCGGAAGCAAATACTACTTATCGTTGCTCCAACAATAATGGATTTGAAGATTTGCCGCTGGTCGTACTCGTAAACCGCAGCAGCGCCAGCGCATCGGAAATCGTTGCCGGCGCGATTCAGGATCATGACCGGGGCGTAATTGTGGGAACAACAACCTGGGGCAAAGGTCTCGTTCAAAGCGTCTACAGACTCGGTTCCAACACTGCTCTTGCTTTAACAACGGCGCGTTATTACACACCGAGCGGACGTTTAATCCAGCGCGACTATTCCCGCTCTTTTTATGATTACTACTACACAGATCTGGGTGTCGATGAAGATCCTCAAAACCGCGAGAAAGCCTACACAGATACCGGCCGTGAAGTTTTCGGCGGTGGCGGTATTACTCCTGATGTGAAAATGGAGCAAAGAACCGCAAGCAAATTTATGGACCTCCTGAACAGCGAGTACGTATTCTTCAATTTCGCCAAACGATTCGCCGCATCCGATGAACGCAAAGTTCAGTCCGAGCTATCACCAATGACTTCCAAACTAAAAGTCATAGACCGGACTTTCCAGGTTGATGAAAAAATTCTTGATGAATTCCGTGAACATCTACGGAATACAAAAATTCAATTTACGGAACAGGACCTCCAGGACAATCTTCCTGCCATCAAAAATCAAATTCGTCAAGAAATTTTTGCTACTCTTTGGGGTTCCGAAGAGGGCTACAAAATTGCATCGAATCAGGATAAGCAGATCCAAACAGCCCTTGAAGTTTTCCCCAAAGCAGAGGCTCTTATCAAGATGAGGAAACAAAAAACAGCCAGACTTCAACCTTAG